DNA from Clostridia bacterium:
CGGCACGTTGATGAGATTGGTGAAAAACTCATGACAGAGACTGCGGAACTTCTCACACGACGCATTAAATCCCTAATAAGTTAACGATTAAGGAGGCATAGAATGTTAATTGAGAATATTGAATTAACTATGAGTCATGTTGGTTTAGGGACGTTAAATGAATATGCGCTTCTTTTGTTGTTTGGAAATGCACATAGCCATCATCTTACACTTAATACAGGGATTTGCCCGGATGAAATAAAAGATAATCAAGGGCTGACTCTTTATCCTGCATATTTTATGACTCACCTTAAAGTCCCCAAGAATTTGCTGCTTTCGACTTACAAACTTTGGGACAATATATCGGTAGGTGTAGATGTAGCCCGTTTTGGGGAAACAATTTTAGAATCTTTATATGTATTGGGCAAACAGGGGGAAATCGCATCAGATACTGCCCGATGGGATCTGGAAAAGTATCCTTCCATGAGAGCTAACAGTTTAATTATTGTCGATGTTGGTGAAACAGGAGGGTTTGCACGAAAGGTTTCTATTCCCAAGCCGGAATGCATTGCTGTCTTACCCAAGGTATCAAGAGCTCCGGAAGCAATACCCAGAAGTAAAAATATCCGCAGTTCTGGCTTTGGTTTTGAACCTGGAAATCTTAAGACGCTGGATCCAATTGTGTATTATGTAGCCAGTGACCAGGATGCAGCTCCAGGGCATGCTATGGTTTTTGCCAAATTTACCAGAATAATGGACTGGGCAGAATATATTATGCTTTCTCAACAGTTGAAGCCAGGTTTTCCGTCCAATGTTTTGCAATACCTGTCAGTACTTGAAAGGGAAACATTTTATTACGGAAATTGTTTTGCCGGTGAAACTTTGGAAGTATATATCAAAGGTACAATCAAAGAGTGTGATCCGAACTATCACGGGGATTCATTACAGATTATTTCTGTTGCAATTTTATCATGCCAGATAGAAATATACCTGCAAAGAAATAAAACGCTCCTGGCTATAGCAAATGCTAAAAAACTGTTAGCCCTGCCTACTTCTTCCCAGGATTTTATTCCGGATATTAAGCGAATAATCAACAATCTGAATAAAAACTAAAATAAAAATTTGAGTGAGGTAATTTAAATGGAACAAACAGAAAAGATAATCAAGAATGTCATTCAGGAAATATTAGAACAAAAACCTTATAAAGTTACGGAAATCAAAGATGAACAGAGACTGATTGAGGATCTGGGCTTTTCATCACTTGATATTGCCCAGCTAATCGCCCATTTGGAAATTGAACTGGATGCAGACCCATTTTCGCAGGGAGCTTTGATTTCCAGTGTTCGTACGGTTAAAAGCTTAATTGAAGTTTATCAGGCCTGTTTGGATGGAAAAATTGTGAGGAGTTAAAGAAAATGAGTGAAAATAGCTGGATATTGGAGAAACTCGGAGAAGTGGAAAAGGATGAATTTCTGGTTTTTAAAGACAGGATTTATAGCTATTCCGATCTTATCTCGAACATAAATACATGGAGAAGCAAACTGAAACGTCTGGGGGTAGCCGAAGGGGAATGTGTGGCCTTAATAGGGGATTATTCGCCTAACATTATCTTTTTGTTTCTAGCTCTGGTTTTAAATAAAAACATAATTGTTCCCATTGGAAGAGAATCACAGGATAAACTAGATGAGATGCTTTCAGTTGCAAAGGTTAACAAATGTTTTCAATTTGACACGGAAGATAATTGGGAATTCACTATAGCAGCTGAGATTTCCGATTCACCTTTATTGGATGTCTTAAGAAGGGAAAGGGAATCGGGCATAATTATTTTTACATCCGGAACTTCCGGAAAAAGCAAAGCGGCAGTACTAAACACGTCAAAGCTTATTGAGAAATATCAGATATCTAAACGAAAACCGTTCCGTACACTGATCTTTTTGAAGCTGGATCATATTGGAGGGATAAATACGCTTTTCTCCATAATGTTCAACGGCGGAACAATCATAACCTCTGAAGGCAGAACTCCCCAAGCAGTCTGCGAAGTAATACAAAATCAAAGGGTCGAGCTGCTGCCTACAACTCCAACCTTTCTAAATATGTTACTGATGGCAAGGTCCTATGAGAGTTATGACATATCCTCGCTAAAAATCATAACTTACGGCACAGAGCCAATGCCACAGTCTACTCTTAATTCAGTGAACAGATTGTTTCCATTGGTAACGCTAAAGCAAACCTATGGCTTAACTGAGTTGGGTATATTTTCAACGAAATCAAAGGATAACCATTCTAATTGGCTGAAGGTGGGAGGTAAGGGTATAGAAACAAAAATTGTTGATAATACGCTTTGGATAAAAGCCAGCTCGGCAATGCTAGGCTATCTTAATGCCCCATCCCCCTTTGATGAAAACGGTTGGTACAATACAGGCGATGAAGTTGAAGTTGATGGAGAATATATCCGTATATTAGGTAGAAAAAGCGAAATTATCAATGTTGGAGGAGAAAAGGTCTATCCGGCAGAAGTGGAAAGTGTTTTGCTGGAAATTCCCAATATAAAAGATGTTCTGGTAACAGGAAAAAGGAGCCCGATTACCGGGCAAATCGTAACAGCTGCTGTTGTTCTTGAACAGCCGGAAGAAATAAAGGACTTAAAAAAACGGATCATTGAATATTGTAAAATACGTCTTTTACCTTATAAGATACCCACAATAATAACCATATCCGATAAAGAACTGGTAAGCGAGAGATTTAAGAAAATGAGATGTATTTAAGAATGGGGGCCAAATATGAATAATGGTAGGGTAGTTATAGTAAGCGGGGGAAGCCGTGGATTGGGTAAAGCTATTGTTCAAAGCCTTTTAAACCATAACTTTATTGTTGCTGCATTCAGTCGGAGTGAAACTGATTTCATTAAGCAGCTAAAAGAAAATGAAGAACATAAAGATAATTTTTACTGGGAGCCTATAGATGCGAAGGATTATAATTCCTTGAAAGTCTTTGTATCCAACCTTTATAAAAAATACGGGGGAATAGCAGGGCTTGTAAATAATGCGGGTGCAAGTCTTGAACAATTGCTTCCCCTTACTAACGAGGATAATATTGACGAAATACTTAGCTTGAATCTGGGCTCCGTTATTAACTTAACCAGATACGTATCCCGTGTAATGCTTCTGAAAAATGAAGGTGTAGTAATAAACATAAGCTCCATAGTAGGTTTGAGAGGCTTTAAGGGAACATCTGTTTATGGTGCTTCTAAAGCGGCCCTGGATGGTTTTACACGGAGTCTTGCACGGGAATTGGGAAGCAAAGGAATACGGATCAACTCAATAGCACCGGGCTTTTTAGATACCGATATGACAAAGGAAATGACAGAAACAAAGAAAGCTCAAATTATCAGAAGAACACCTTTGGGTCGCTTAGGTGATGTAGAAGATATAGTAGGGGTGGTAAGGTTTTTATTATCATCTGAAGCTAAATTTATAACCGGTCATACATTTGTGGTCGATGGTGGTTTGACCTGTTAAACTATTGTAATGCCATAGATTATCTTTTATAAAAGGAAGGTTATGCCAGTGGAGCGCATGAAAGAATATTTAAGAGAAATTATCGGGGAAAAACTAGGTATTGAAAAGTGTGCAGTTGGTTCAGATGCAGCATTTTTCAGCCTTGGAGTGACCTCAATAATAAGTGAAGAAATCTTGGCTATATTGCGCCAAGAGTATAAAAACCTGTCTTCAACATTATTGTTTGAGTATCCTAATATTAACAGACTTAGTAATTTTCTTGCCACCCAAGAGCGTCAATCAATAGTCAAGAAGTTAGATGAAAGAAAAATTGAGCCTGAGGCAGTTGATGAAAATGTGGCAGGAGTAGAGGCTTACCTGACTCAAAACGATATCAAAAATCCGGATGATCGTATTGTTAATAAGTCGGATAAAGCACAAAAGGTTGCTAAGGTACTAAAAGCTGATGACTCTGCAAAAAAAAGAGGATATGATATAGCAATTATCGGAATCAGCGGAAAGTTTCCCAAGGCCGGCGACCAGCTTGAGTACTGGAGAAATCTGGTCGGAAACAGGGATTGCGTTGAGGAAATACCTGAAGACAGATGGAGATATGATACTGTCTATTCCGAGGAAAAAAATAAAGAAAATAAATCTTATAGCAAATGGGGCGGGTTTATTGATGATGTGGATAAATTTGACCCATTGTTTTTTTCCATCTCCCCTCTGGAAGCAGAATTAATGGATTTACAACAGAAGCTGTTTCTGACTTGCTGCTGGGAGGCAATGGAGGATGCAGGTTATGGTAAAACCAGGTATAGAAAGACTAATAATATCGGTGTTTATGCAGGAGTTACCTGGAATGAGTTTTCATTGATCGCTCATGAAGAAGGATATTTAAAGGGACAGCATAAAGGCCCTGGATCTTTATACTGGAGTATTCCGAACCGGGTGTCTTATTTCTTAAACCTTACAGGTCCCAGTTTAGCCATTGATACTGCGTGTTCATCCTCTCTGGTGGCTATTCATCAGGCATGTCAGTCTATTTTATCAGGTGATTGTGAAATGGCATTGGCAGGAGGTGTTAATCTCAGCCTGCACCCCAGCAAATATATTTATTTGAGTCAGTCGCACTTTCTTTCTACCGACGGTAAATGCCGTAGTTTCGGGGAAGGTGGAAATGGTTATGTTCCGGGAGAGGGCTTGGGAGTTATTTTGCTTAAGCCGCTAGACAAAGCAGTTGAGGATGGAGACTATGTTTATGGATTAATCCGGGGTTCAGCCACAAATCATGGCGGTAAAACTACCGGCTATACAGTGCCAAATCCGGAATCCCACCGTAATCTGATACTTACCGCTATTGACAGGGCACAGATACATCCTGAGGAATTAAGCTATATCGAATGTCACGGAACCGGAACGGCTCTGGGCGACCCCATTGAAATCAGGGGACTTACGATGGCTTTCCAAGAACATACTAATAAAAAACATTTTTGCGGCATTGGTTCGGTAAAATCCAATATAGGCCACTTGGAGGCAGCAGCAGGAGTGGCAGGACTAATCAAGGTATTACTTAGCATGAGATATGGAACTTTACCTGCAAGTATACATTCTAAGGAGCTAAACAGCAAAATCGACTTCGATAACTCTCCCTTTTATGTTATACGGAATAATCAGAAATGGGCTGCAGAAGGCGCAAATTGCCGTTTAGCTGCAGTTAGTTCCTTTGGAGCCGGTGGGTCCAATGCACATGTAATCCTGGAATCTTATGATAATAGCCACCGGTTATGTCAAATCAACTGCAGAACTGACCATGAGATTATTACTTTGTCGGCTCAGACACAAGAGCAATTGCTGGACTATGCAAAAAAACTGAATATATATATTGCCGAAGTACAGGGCTATTCTTCCCTTACAGAACAATACAGCTTGCATAATATAGCAAGGACATTGCAGGCCGGGCGGGAATGTTTCCGTTACCGGATGGCAATTATAGCCGCTTCTATAACAGAGCTTCAGAAAAACCTTCAGAATTTTATCAGTGGCATAATTGATAATAAAAATGTCTTTCTTGGAGAGGCTTCTGAATCTGGTAAATCAGAAAACAACAGTGAAAAAATTCCGTTAATAATAAATTCATTGAAAGCAGAGGAAATCGCCTCCTTATGGGTAAAAGGCGGATTGGATAATAACTTGATGGAAGCAGATGAAGAATTTCTAAAATTACCTCTTCCTACCTATCCGTTTTTAAAGGAAAAGTCCTGGCTTACAGACAGTGAAGTACTCTATGAAAAAGAAATGCTGCAAAGTATTGAATATCTTCATCCTTTATTAGATTCCAACATTTCAACATGTGAAAAAGGTTGTTTCAAAAAAGTATTTTCAAAAAAGGAATACTTCCTTAAGGACCACCTTGTTAATAACCGTTATGTACTACCGGGAGTATGTCATTTGGAGATGGCAGGTGTTGGGGCTACTTTATGGGGTAAAGGGAAGGTTAGAAATATAAAAGATGTATGGTTTGTCAGTCCGATAACCGTTGGCGATGAACTGGAGAACGTCGAGCTTGAGCTTTCCTCCAAAGAGGACTGTATACATTTCGAAATTAAGAAACCTCCTGAAAAAGGAGGTTCATTATTTTCTCAAGGAACTATAGATT
Protein-coding regions in this window:
- a CDS encoding acyl carrier protein, with the protein product MEQTEKIIKNVIQEILEQKPYKVTEIKDEQRLIEDLGFSSLDIAQLIAHLEIELDADPFSQGALISSVRTVKSLIEVYQACLDGKIVRS
- a CDS encoding SDR family oxidoreductase — protein: MNNGRVVIVSGGSRGLGKAIVQSLLNHNFIVAAFSRSETDFIKQLKENEEHKDNFYWEPIDAKDYNSLKVFVSNLYKKYGGIAGLVNNAGASLEQLLPLTNEDNIDEILSLNLGSVINLTRYVSRVMLLKNEGVVINISSIVGLRGFKGTSVYGASKAALDGFTRSLARELGSKGIRINSIAPGFLDTDMTKEMTETKKAQIIRRTPLGRLGDVEDIVGVVRFLLSSEAKFITGHTFVVDGGLTC
- a CDS encoding D-fructose-6-phosphate amidotransferase; its protein translation is MLIENIELTMSHVGLGTLNEYALLLLFGNAHSHHLTLNTGICPDEIKDNQGLTLYPAYFMTHLKVPKNLLLSTYKLWDNISVGVDVARFGETILESLYVLGKQGEIASDTARWDLEKYPSMRANSLIIVDVGETGGFARKVSIPKPECIAVLPKVSRAPEAIPRSKNIRSSGFGFEPGNLKTLDPIVYYVASDQDAAPGHAMVFAKFTRIMDWAEYIMLSQQLKPGFPSNVLQYLSVLERETFYYGNCFAGETLEVYIKGTIKECDPNYHGDSLQIISVAILSCQIEIYLQRNKTLLAIANAKKLLALPTSSQDFIPDIKRIINNLNKN
- a CDS encoding long-chain fatty acid--CoA ligase produces the protein MSENSWILEKLGEVEKDEFLVFKDRIYSYSDLISNINTWRSKLKRLGVAEGECVALIGDYSPNIIFLFLALVLNKNIIVPIGRESQDKLDEMLSVAKVNKCFQFDTEDNWEFTIAAEISDSPLLDVLRRERESGIIIFTSGTSGKSKAAVLNTSKLIEKYQISKRKPFRTLIFLKLDHIGGINTLFSIMFNGGTIITSEGRTPQAVCEVIQNQRVELLPTTPTFLNMLLMARSYESYDISSLKIITYGTEPMPQSTLNSVNRLFPLVTLKQTYGLTELGIFSTKSKDNHSNWLKVGGKGIETKIVDNTLWIKASSAMLGYLNAPSPFDENGWYNTGDEVEVDGEYIRILGRKSEIINVGGEKVYPAEVESVLLEIPNIKDVLVTGKRSPITGQIVTAAVVLEQPEEIKDLKKRIIEYCKIRLLPYKIPTIITISDKELVSERFKKMRCI